From a single Metopolophium dirhodum isolate CAU chromosome 6, ASM1992520v1, whole genome shotgun sequence genomic region:
- the LOC132946380 gene encoding S-adenosylmethionine decarboxylase proenzyme 2, with the protein MATEDFFEGAEKLLEIWFSRQDGKFENGDLRKIPREKYEDLLKAACCEVISYTSNDKIDAYVLSESSMFVTKRRFILKTCGTTTPIECIKPLLLNVREFTGFDEVEDVFYSRKNFERPELQKDTYRNFKLEIESLDIIFKGTGVARCMRSSKTDDSWYLYALHPVECFGKEKQKPDQTLEILMTNLDPDVMQIFTKEQSANASQATQDSGISELLPNMEIDDFLFEPCGYSMNGIAKEGHYMTIHITPQQEFSYVSFETNVPQSSYKELILKVLKTFQPEKCVLTMFTNEISPSNSNHKEFKYLTHLGEWQQDSNKTCSLKNHDLTVSFYSKYPS; encoded by the exons atggccaCAGAAGATTTCTTCGAAGGGGCCGAAAAGCTGTTGGAAATATGGTTTAGCCGTCAAgatggaaaatttgaaaacggAGACTTGAGAAAAATACCaag AGAAAAGTATGAAGACCTCTTGAAAGCTGCTTGTTGTGAAGTAATCAGTTACACCAGTAATGACAAGATTGACGCTTATGTTCTgag tgAAAGTAGCATGTTTGTTACAAAACGAAGATTCATATTGAAGACTTGTGGCACAACAACTCCAATAGAATGCATTAAACCATTGCTGCTCAACGTGCGTGAATTCACTGGATTTGATGAAGTAGAAGATGTGTTTTATTCTCGTAAAAACTTTGAACGTCCTGAACTTCAAAAAGATACATATCGCAACTTTAAATTAGAAATTGAATCTTTAGATATCATATTTAAAGGAA CTGGAGTGGCTAGGTGTATGCGTTCATCAAAAACAGATGACTCTTGGTATTTATATGCATTGCACCCAGTTGAATGTTTtggaaaagaaaaacaaaaacctGATCAAACATTAGAGATACTCATGACAAATTTGGATCCTGATGTCATGCAAATATTCACTAAAGAACAGTCGGCTAATGCAAGTCAAGCTACTCAG gatTCTGGAATATCGGAATTGTTGCCTAATATGGAAATTGATGATTTCTTGTTTGAACCCTGTGGTTATTCTATGAATGGTATTGCGAAAGAG ggaCATTATATGACTATTCATATAACTCCACAACAAGAATTTTCTTATGTTAGTTTTGAGACCAATGTTCCTCAAAGCTCTTACAAGGAACTCATTTTAAAAGTGCTAAAAACATTCCAACCAGAAAAATGTGTGCTTACCATGTTTACTAACGAG ATATCCCCAAGTAATTCAAATCATAAGgaatttaaatatctaacacATCTGGGTGAATGGCAGCAAGACTCAAACAAGACTTGTTCTCTAAAGAACCATGACCTAACTGTATCGTTTTACTCCAAATACCCAAGCTGA